In Brettanomyces bruxellensis chromosome 8, complete sequence, a genomic segment contains:
- a CDS encoding uncharacterized protein (BUSCO:EOG092607OQ), with amino-acid sequence MSAAVKPDFYLYNLTLQRSSSAIQCCIGNFTGAKHQQQIVRCTQAALELWTFNKRTGALTKVLEQYAYSNLRKISAFRPSGFSKDFLIVTSDSGDLSILELDNESFKFRRVVDLPYTKSGIRAITPGEYIALDGQSRAFLLGSILKNKIACSVIRDEANKPSVSSLLEANHSGTVTFAMCGLDVGFDNPLFAAIESTTHSRSGKKSLRYYELDLGLNYVVKKYTEEAPESVNFLLSVPGGIYGPSGVLVCSKGLIQYKYLTKMTHNIPIPRREGQKQDAQIIAGVVHVLKRDYFILLQTDLGDLFKVTVTGKKQDSDESDGQAGMVDKIEIRYFDSMPICTSLLIFRSGFLYANCESGDQYIYQFEKLGDDPGEKVWCSTDFPDEIAAKTCENAVFQPRQFVNLNLVYIVENLNPVIDCTIHSSDNVTDLPVIISLCGSQSRSSLKILNHEIPYTEIVSQELPSKVEAVFAFATHADDANDKLIALSFYDETLLLKIGEEVEEAENTGFKTDVATLAAAQLGNGSVVQVYADGLRQIFYDDDDKPVDTVDWKAPVGIEVLHGAVSETQVVLALSSREIAYFEVDEQDRLIEYGERKELGSQITSLCLGELSGGHKRFPFIFAGGKNQTLTVLKTDPSSTLDVVSKQDLSSVPTSSAAFSMKSPSAFVHSESDDEADEDESRIHQESLFLHIGMANGVYARLKLDPVTGELSNPRNQYVGPQKVLLSKLEICHQNVVAINSVRTYLGYTTTTDFTITALSKPAFCDLCTFKSEDVPNNGVLAIDSNTLYILTVDQLDSSLLIESIPLRYTPKAMADTINDNGMVYIAEADNGLRSPYVDEVKKEENSDKNSSSPPISNEPNHSNEPNNSNEPNNSNEPNNSNDSANSNDSANSNDSANSTLPDEIVLYETDDEKDEYYQQFGYPHLESSWASCIQVASFENKAVGQTIELLNEAAFKMCSVTFSSNLEQLFLVVATSVHQRFAPNRNDGTHLRVYEVQQDGSLTFHYKTQTEDLALSLTSFQGMLLAGIGNTLVLYTLGKKQLLKKSALKLDCRTIVDIKRAGNNIFVSDINDSVRFVTYKPLVSSFFVVSDDCIQRHVTRALPLDERTVMVGDKFGELSVLRCDPNAWSASQNDPHGTFIGSMKGEMNGAPFRLSNLMNFYIGDVPTSLGKGTLTVGGSECILYAGIQGTIGCMHPLRTVKEMNFFVELQKHVCRELEPITGREIMKFRSYYIPIKGCIDGDLLEEYFRMSWEKRQRIAKQMDREPREIDRRISDMRTRFAY; translated from the coding sequence ATGAGTGCAGCGGTCAAGCCGGATTTCTATCTCTACAATCTCACACTTCAACGGTCTTCCTCGGCCATACAATGCTGCATTGGAAACTTTACCGGCGCTAAACACCAACAGCAAATTGTTAGATGTACACAAGCAGCGTTGGAACTATGGACATTCAACAAGAGAACAGGCGCCTTGACGAAGGTTCTAGAGCAGTATGCATATAGCAATTTACGCAAAATCAGTGCCTTTCGGCCCTCGGGCTTCAGCAAGGATTTCTTAATTGTGACTTCCGATAGTGGAGACTTGAGTATTTTGGAGCTTGATAACGAGAGCTTCAAGTTTAGAAGAGTGGTCGATCTACCGTACACCAAGAGTGGGATTCGTGCCATAACACCCGGCGAGTATATTGCCTTGGATGGTCAAAGCAGGGCTTTTTTGCTGGGGTCAATTCTGAAGAATAAGATTGCCTGCTCAGTAATACGAGATGAGGCCAACAAACCGTCTGTTTCCTCACTATTGGAAGCTAATCACAGCGGAACGGTGACTTTTGCCATGTGCGGACTGGATGTTGGGTTTGACAACCCGCTTTTTGCTGCAATAGAGTCCACCACACACTCGCGAAGTGGGAAGAAAAGCCTCAGGTACTACGAGTTGGATCTTGGCCTTAATTACGTTGTGAAAAAGTACACTGAGGAAGCACCAGAGTCGGTGAACTTCCTCTTGAGCGTTCCCGGCGGAATATACGGCCCATCAGGCGTTCTTGTGTGCTCTAAGGGACTCATACAGTACAAATACTTGACGAAAATGACACATAACATCCCGATTCCTAGACGAGAAGGTCAAAAGCAGGATGCACAGATCATAGCTGGTGTGGTTCATGTTCTCAAGCGAGACTacttcattcttcttcagacGGATCTCGGTGATCTGTTCAAGGTTACGGTGACAGGAAAGAAGCAGGATTCGGACGAATCGGACGGTCAGGCGGGGATGGTGGATAAAATCGAGATACGGTACTTTGACTCAATGCCAATCTGCACTTCCTTGCTAATCTTCCGGTCCGGCTTCTTGTATGCGAACTGCGAGTCCGGAGACCAGTACATATACCAGTTTGAGAAGTTGGGGGACGATCCGGGCGAAAAAGTGTGGTGCTCAACCGATTTTCCAGACGAAATAGCGGCAAAAACGTGCGAGAATGCTGTTTTCCAACCGCGGCAGTTTGTGAACTTGAACCTGGTGTACATTGTGGAAAACTTGAACCCTGTCATCGACTGTACCATCCACTCCTCGGATAACGTGACGGATTTGCCGGTGATCATCAGTCTTTGTGGCAGCCAGTCAAGATCATCACTCAAGATTCTCAACCACGAAATTCCGTACACAGAGATCGTTTCGCAGGAGTTGCCGTCGAAAGTCGAGGCGGTGTTTGCGTTTGCGACCCATGCAGATGACGCAAACGACAAGTTGATCGCACTCTCGTTTTATGATGAGACGTTACTTCTTAAAATCGGTGAGGAGGTCGAAGAAGCAGAGAATACCGGCTTTAAAACGGATGTGGCGACTTTGGCGGCTGCACAGCTTGGAAATGGCTCTGTTGTGCAAGTTTATGCTGACGGGCTGAGGCAGATTTTCTATGATGACGACGACAAGCCTGTTGATACGGTAGATTGGAAGGCTCCAGTTGGAATAGAGGTACTGCATGGTGCTGTGAGTGAGACACAGGTGGTTCTTGCTCTCTCCAGCAGAGAAATCGCGTACTTCGAGGTTGATGAGCAAGACAGGCTTATAGAATATGGCGAGAGGAAGGAACTGGGTTCGCAGATCACCAGTTTGTGTCTTGGTGAGCTTTCCGGTGGCCACAAGCGGTTTCCGTTCATTTTTGCCGGTGGAAAGAACCAGACGTTGACTGTATTGAAGACAGATCCAAGTTCGACTCTTGATGTTGTTTCCAAGCAGGACTTGAGCTCTGTACCGACATCTTCGGCTGCGTTTTCGATGAAGAGTCCAAGTGCGTTTGTTCACTCCGagtctgatgatgaagcagaCGAAGATGAAAGCAGAATTCACCAGGAGTCGCTTTTTCTCCACATTGGAATGGCCAATGGTGTGTATGCCCGTCTCAAGTTGGACCCGGTAACAGGAGAGTTGAGCAACCCAAGAAACCAGTATGTAGGTCCGCAAAAAGTGCTTCTCTCGAAGCTTGAAATCTGCCACCAGAATGTGGTTGCAATAAATTCTGTTCGGACCTATCTCGGCTACACGACCACCACCGACTTCACGATCACCGCGTTGTCAAAACCGGCATTTTGTGATCTTTGCACGTTCAAAAGCGAGGATGTTCCAAATAACGGTGTGTTGGCAATTGACTCAAACACGCTGTACATTCTGACAGTAGATCAGCTAGATTCCAGCCTTCTTATAGAGAGCATTCCGTTGCGATACACACCCAAGGCCATGGCTGATACCATTAATGATAATGGAATGGTTTACATAGCTGAGGCTGACAACGGTTTGCGGTCTCCGTATGTGGATGAGGTcaagaaggaagagaattCAGATAAAAATTCAAGCAGTCCACCTATTTCAAATGAGCCAAACCACTCAAATGAGCCAAACAACTCAAATGAGCCAAACAACTCAAATGAGCCAAACAACTCAAATGATTCAGCTAACTCAAATGATTCAGCCAATTCAAATGATTCAGCCAATTCAACTCTACCAGACGAAATCGTGCTTTATGAAACAGACGACGAGAAAGATGAGTACTACCAACAGTTCGGATATCCGCATTTGGAATCCAGCTGGGCCTCGTGCATCCAAGTGGCCTCTTTTGAGAACAAGGCTGTGGGCCAGACCATTGAGCTTTTAAACGAAGCAGCTTTCAAAATGTGCTCTGTCACATTCAGCTCCAACCTCGAGCAGCTCTTCCTGGTAGTGGCTACATCCGTGCACCAGAGGTTTGCTCCAAACCGCAATGATGGCACTCACTTACGGGTTTACGAGGTTCAGCAGGACGGATCGTTGACTTTTCATTATAAGACGCAGACTGAAGATCTTGCATTGTCTTTGACCAGCTTCCAGGGGATGCTTTTGGCCGGAATAGGCAATACTTTGGTGCTCTACACTCTTGGAAAGAAGCAGCTTCTCAAGAAAAGTGCATTGAAGCTTGACTGCCGGACGATCGTCGATATAAAAAGGGCAGGTAACAACATATTCGTCAGCGATATCAACGACAGTGTCAGATTTGTGACGTACAAACCCCTCGTGTCAAGCTTTTTCGTTGTTTCGGATGACTGCATCCAGAGACACGTGACGAGGGCCTTACCACTAGATGAGCGAACTGTGATGGTTGGCGATAAGTTTGGCGAGCTTTCTGTGCTAAGATGCGATCCAAATGCGTGGTCAGCTTCCCAGAATGATCCTCACGGCACATTTATTGGCAGCATGAAGGGAGAAATGAACGGGGCACCGTTCCGGTTGAGTaacttgatgaatttcTACATTGGAGATGTGCCGACGAGTTTGGGTAAAGGAACACTAACTGTTGGTGGCAGTGAGTGCATATTGTATGCTGGGATACAGGGCACTATCGGGTGCATGCATCCGTTGCGGACAGTGAAGGAGATGAACTTCTTTGTGGAGTTACAGAAGCATGTGTGCAGGGAGTTGGAGCCGATAACGGGCCGAGAGATTATGAAGTTTAGAAGTTATTATATACCGATTAAAGGCTGCATTGATGGCGATCTGTTGGAGGAGTACTTCCGAATGAGCTGGGAAAAGCGGCAAAGAATAGCCAAGCAGATGGATAGAGAGCCTCGGGAGATTGATCGAAGAATATCCGACATGCGGACGAGGTTTGCTTATTAG
- the TKL1 gene encoding Transketolase, producing the protein MSQDLDTLAVNTIRVLSVDTVEKANSGHPGAPMGMAPAAHVLFSKMKFNPKDPEWPNRDRFVLSNGHAVALLYTMLHLTGYDLSMEDLKQFRQLGSKTPGHPEAHTPGIEVTTGPLGQGVANAVGLAIAQANVAATYNKPDFVVSDNYTYCFFGDGCMMEGISHEACSLAGHLKLGKLICFYDDNKVSIDGSTKQEFDEDVAKRLEAYGWEVIEVPNADTDTGAILAALERAKKTDDRPTCIKMHTTIGYGSQKQGTAGVHGSPLKPEDVAQLKQKWGFDPAKSFDVPEEVYRYYRGVAAAGAEAESRWQDNFARYSKKYPELAAEYARRQAGKLPEGWDSVLPVYTAADPKVATRKLSGDAIAAIVAKVPEVIGGSADLTPSNNTRWAAARDFQPASSGLGDYSGRYIRYGVREHAMGAIMNGLSAYGLNFRPFAGTFLNFVSYAAGAVRLSALSGHPVVWVATHDSIGLGEDGPTHQPIETLAHFRAMPNLMVWRPADGNEVSAAYKTALESKNTPSIVCLTRQGLPELAGSSVEKAARGGYVVREASASTAGLVLVATGSEVSLAVDAAGLLEAEGIPTRVVSLPDFFTFDHQPAEYRKAVLPDGVPILSVEVLSTFGWGKYSHVHLGLDRFGASGKGPEIFKRFGFTAEGIAQKGKQTVQFFKGKQVISPLSAPDFAVRQ; encoded by the coding sequence ATGTCTCAAGATCTAGATACACTAGCGGTGAACACGATCCGTGTTCTATCGGTGGATACagttgaaaaagcaaacTCAGGTCACCCAGGTGCACCAATGGGCATGGCACCAGCAGCACATGTGTTGTtttcaaagatgaagttTAATCCAAAGGACCCAGAGTGGCCCAACAGGGACCGGTTTGTGCTCTCGAACGGTCACGCAGTTGCCCTCTTGTACACAATGCTCCACTTGACGGGTTACGACCTCAGTATGGAGGACTTGAAGCAGTTCAGGCAGCTTGGATCGAAGACGCCAGGCCACCCGGAGGCACACACGCCGGGTATCGAGGTGACAACGGGACCATTGGGCCAGGGAGTTGCGAATGCGGTCGGTTTGGCCATCGCCCAGGCCAACGTGGCAGCAACGTACAACAAGCCGGACTTCGTGGTGTCTGACAACTACACATACTGCTTCTTCGGAGACGGGTGCATGATGGAGGGCATCTCGCACGAGGCGTGCTCGTTGGCGGGCCACTTGAAGTTGGGCAAGTTGATTTGTTTCTACGACGACAACAAGGTGTCGATCGACGGATCGACGAAGCAGGAGTTCGACGAGGACGTCGCCAAGAGGCTTGAGGCATACGGCTGGGAGGTGATCGAGGTTCCGAACGCAGACACGGACACGGGGGCGATTTTGGCCGCCTTGGAGAGGGCAAAGAAGACGGATGATAGGCCAACGTGCATCAAGATGCACACTACCATCGGATACGGATCGCAGAAGCAAGGCACTGCAGGCGTGCACGGGTCGCCTTTGAAGCCGGAGGACGTGGCGCAGTTGAAGCAGAAGTGGGGCTTTGACCCGGCCAAGAGCTTCGATGTTCCAGAGGAGGTGTACCGGTACTACCGCGGGGTGGCGGCAGCCGGAGCGGAGGCGGAGTCGCGGTGGCAGGACAACTTCGCCCGGTACTCGAAGAAGTACCCGGAGTTGGCTGCGGAGTACGCCCGCAGACAGGCGGGTAAGCTTCCAGAGGGCTGGGATTCGGTGTTGCCGGTTTACACGGCAGCAGATCCCAAGGTGGCCACCCGGAAGCTCTCCGGGGATGCGATTGCAGCGATCGTGGCGAAAGTGCCGGAGGTGATTGGTGGATCGGCCGATTTGACGCCATCCAACAACACCCGGTGGGCCGCTGCCAGGGACTTCCAACCGGCCTCGTCGGGCCTGGGAGACTACTCCGGTAGGTACATCCGGTACGGAGTCCGGGAGCACGCCATGGGGGCCATTATGAATGGCCTCTCAGCATACGGGCTCAACTTCCGGCCGTTCGCGGGCacatttttgaactttgtgTCCTACGCCGCCGGAGCAGTGCGTCTCTCCGCACTCTCAGGCCACCCGGTGGTCTGGGTTGCCACGCACGACTCCATCGGGCTCGGGGAGGATGGTCCAACGCACCAGCCCATCGAGACATTGGCCCACTTCCGGGCCATGCCTAATTTGATGGTGTGGAGGCCTGCGGACGGAAACGAGGTGTCTGCCGCCTACAAGACGGCTCTGGAATCGAAGAACACACCTTCCATAGTGTGTCTCACCAGGCAGGGCCTCCCGGAGCTTGCCGGCTCGTCCGTCGAGAAGGCCGCCCGCGGGGGTTATGTAGTCCGCGAAGCCTCGGCCTCGACCGCCGGTTTGGTGCTGGTGGCCACGGGCTCCGAGGTCTCGCTCGCTGTAGATGCCGCCGGGCTGCTCGAGGCTGAGGGAATCCCAACGAGAGTCGTCTCGTTGCCTgatttcttcaccttcGACCATCAGCCTGCCGAGTACAGGAAGGCCGTTCTTCCCGACGGCGTTCCTATTCTCTCGGTCGAGGTGTTGTCCACCTTCGGCTGGGGAAAGTACTCGCACGTGCATCTGGGCCTTGACCGGTTCGGTGCCTCGGGCAAGGGCCCCGAGATCTTCAAGCGGTTCGGTTTCACTGCCGAGGGAATCGCCCAAAAGGGAAAGCAGACTGTGCAGTTCTTCAAGGGCAAGCAGGTCATTTCTCCTTTGAGTGCTCCGGACTTTGCTGTCAGGCAGTGA
- a CDS encoding uncharacterized protein (MEROPS:MER0043126~CAZy:CE1), whose amino-acid sequence MAFTIEESFASFGGKMLKLSHESTVNNCKMNLNLYLPHQYFDPDHKEQLPVLLFLSGLNSTPDNISEKAYVPPSANKYGFAVILPDTSPRLEDERLKNGIGAGMYLDATQEPWSKNFHMYSYILKDLLPSIRKEYTKLNLDRMSICGHSMGGMGALIIYLRNPVLFKSCSAFAPLTHPIGVKNGQKYFKLFLGADESKWTNYDPSCLIKHYDGPKRPILIHQGTSDQGIKDLIPEYFLEASKGTKLDGLIHLKYAEGYDHAYYFVSTFVPEQCEFHAKYLGLS is encoded by the coding sequence ATGGCCTTCACAATCGAAGAATCCTTTGCCTCCTTTGGAGGTAAGATGTTAAAGCTTTCGCATGAATCTACCGTTAACAATTGCAAGATGAATTTGAATCTTTATCTTCCCCATCAATACTTTGATCCTGATCACAAGGAACAACTTCCGGTGCTTCTCTTCCTATCTGGGCTTAATTCCACCCCTGATAACATTTCAGAAAAGGCCTATGTTCCACCTTCAGCCAATAAGTATGGCTTTGCGGTGATCTTGCCTGATACTTCACCAAGGTTAGAAGATGAGAggttgaaaaatggaattgGTGCCGGAATGTATCTTGATGCTACTCAGGAGCCATGGAGCAAGAATTTCCACATGTACTCCTACATTTTGAAAGATTTGTTACCCAGTatcagaaaagaatatacAAAGCTAAACCTCGATCGTATGTCTATTTGTGGACATTCCATGGGTGGAATGGGTGCGCTTATTATTTACTTACGTAACCCTGTTCTTTTTAAATCCTGCTCAGCTTTTGCTCCACTAACACACCCAATAGGTGTCAAAAATGGTCAAAAGTATTTCAAACTGTTCCTTGGAGCTGATGAGTCAAAATGGACCAATTATGATCCTTCCTGCCTAATTAAGCACTATGACGGGCCAAAAAGACCTATCTTGATTCATCAGGGAACCAGTGACCAGGGAATAAAAGATTTAATACCTGAGTACTTTTTGGAGGCTTCCAAAGGTACAAAATTGGATGGCCTTATTCATCTTAAGTATGCTGAAGGATATGATCATGCCTACTACTTTGTTTCAACGTTTGTTCCTGAACAGTGTGAGTTTCATGCCAAGTACTTGGGCCTATCTTAA
- the NUC1 gene encoding nuclease (SECRETED:SignalP(1-26)~BUSCO:EOG092645MK), which yields MFKAVAGTTALSLGAVSLFFWGRQSGSTQTASPGSPIGEFPANGGRNVPSKPQGTTNNMANPGADINPVDYFVKYGFPGPIHDLERHQEFVSVYDRRTRNPYYVVEHLTPASLQKGPTNGNRRNSFFKEDESIPEIFRSKLKDYFRSGYDRGHQAPAADAKVSQQAMDETFLLTNMSPQVGEGFNRDYWASLEYFCRCLTKKYGSVRVITGPLFLPRKDPVDGKFRVSYEVIGNPPSVAVPTHFFKLVVAENSLSKKPDSQDVAVAAFVLPNGKIPNEVPLTSFKVPVEALERSSGLELLEKVPDTKKKDLCKEVRCEIIVRDFSNAAKSLPAPRK from the coding sequence ATGTTTAAGGCTGTGGCCGGCACAACGGCACTTTCTCTGGGGGCAGTGTCCCTCTTTTTCTGGGGTAGACAATCGGGATCAACACAGACAGCTTCACCAGGTTCACCAATTGGGGAATTTCCGGCAAATGGAGGCAGAAATGTTCCTTCCAAACCACAGGGAACCACCAACAATATGGCAAATCCTGGTGCCGACATCAACCCTGTCGATTATTTTGTGAAATATGGATTTCCAGGCCCAATTCACGACCTGGAAAGACACCAGGAGTTTGTCTCTGTTTACGACAGAAGAACGAGAAACCCATACTACGTTGTGGAGCACTTGACTCCGGCATCCCTACAAAAGGGACCGACCAACGGCAACAGGCGGAACTCGTTTTTCAAGGAGGATGAGTCGATTCCAGAGATTTTCAGGTCGAAACTCAAGGATTATTTCAGGTCCGGATATGACCGAGGCCACCAGGCTCCAGCAGCAGACGCCAAAGTCTCCCAGCAGGCCATGGATGAGACTTTTCTCTTGACAAACATGTCACCACAAGTTGGTGAGGGCTTCAACCGTGACTACTGGGCTTCCTTGGAGTATTTTTGCCGGTGTTTAACTAAGAAATATGGATCCGTGAGAGTTATCACAGGACCACTATTTCTTCCCCGGAAGGACCCTGTAGATGGTAAGTTCCGGGTCAGCTACGAAGTTATTGGCAATCCGCCAAGCGTGGCTGTGCCTACGCACTTCTTCAAGCTTGTGGTTGCCGAGAATTCGCTCAGCAAAAAGCCAGACTCCCAAGATGTCGCTGTTGCAGCATTCGTTTTACCTAACGGCAAGATTCCAAACGAGGTTCCACTAACATCGTTCAAGGTGCCTGTTGAGGCCTTAGAGCGGTCCTCAGGCTTGGAGTTGCTTGAAAAAGTGCCagacacaaaaaaaaaggaccTCTGCAAGGAAGTTCGTTGCGAGATTATCGTTAGGGACTTTAGTAATGCCGCCAAGTCGTTGCCGGCACCTCGCAAATGA
- the NOP58 gene encoding Nucleolar protein 58: MSYVLAETPAGYALLKASDKKIYKSSSLLKDLDNEKKVLKQFKIAAFSKFDSAANALKEAMSVNEGKVSEQLSELLNKAKSDKKTHLIVSETKLANAINKLGLNYSVISDAATLDIFRAVREYLPELLPGMTDKDVSTMSLGLAHSIARYKLKFSPDKVDMMVVQAISLLDDLDKEVNTYAMRVKEWYGWHFPELAKIVVDSVAYARIILTMGFRTNAHDTDFSEVLPEEIEQQVKSAAEISMGTEITEGDLQSIQALAQQVVDFSTYREQLSNYLNARMKAIAPNLTALVGELVGARLIAHAGSLVSLAKAPASTIQILGAEKALFRALKTKHDTPKYGLIYHASLVGQATGKNKGKIARVLAAKAAVALRYDALCEERDDSGDYGLSVRAKVESRLSALEGRDMRTTSKISTDFQKVEIKDSKQYNADADTVVKTEVKEEEKPDEADSDDESDSEDAKPVKAEKKRKRDEDEEETEVESKKQKKEKKVKKEKKEKKEKKEEKEKKHHHHHKKDGEKKHKEHHHKHKKDKK; this comes from the coding sequence ATGTCATACGTTTTGGCAGAAACACCAGCCGGATATGCTTTGCTGAAGGCCTCGGATAAGAAGATCTACAAATCTTCAAGTCTTTTGAAAGATCTTGACAATGAGAAAAAGGTGCTCAAGCAGTTCAAGATTGCCGCATTCTCGAAGTTCGACTCGGCTGCAAATGCGCTCAAAGAGGCAATGTCGGTGAATGAGGGTAAGGTTTCGGAGCAGTTGTCGGAGCTCTTGAACAAGGCCAAGAGTGACAAAAAAACACATTTGATCGTTTCGGAGACGAAATTGGCCAATGCAATCAACAAGTTGGGCCTCAACTACTCGGTGATATCGGATGCAGCAACTTTGGACATCTTCAGAGCCGTGAGAGAGTACCTCCCGGAGCTTTTGCCCGGAATGACCGACAAAGACGTGTCTACAATGTCATTGGGTCTGGCACACTCTATTGCCAGATACAAGTTGAAGTTCAGCCCAGATAAGGTGGACATGATGGTTGTGCAGGCCATTTCGCTATTGGACGACTTGGACAAGGAGGTCAACACTTACGCGATGAGAGTTAAGGAGTGGTACGGATGGCATTTCCCAGAACTGGCAAAGATAGTTGTGGATTCAGTTGCATACGCCAGAATCATCTTGACGATGGGTTTCCGGACCAATGCGCACGACACGGATTTCAGCGAGGTGTTGCCCGAGGAGATCGAGCAGCAGGTGAAGTCGGCAGCGGAGATTTCGATGGGTACGGAGATCACCGAGGGTGATTTGCAGAGCATCCAGGCACTTGCACAGCaagttgttgatttttccaCCTACCGGGAGCAGCTCTCAAACTACCTCAATGCGAGAATGAAGGCCATAGCGCCAAATCTCACGGCTTTGGTGGGTGAGCTCGTTGGTGCACGTCTTATTGCACATGCAGGATCTCTGGTTTCTTTGGCCAAGGCCCCAGCTTCAACAATTCAGATCTTGGGAGCCGAGAAGGCACTTTTCCGTGCTTTGAAGACGAAACACGACACGCCTAAGTACGGATTGATCTACCACGCATCCTTGGTTGGCCAGGCAACCGGTAAGAATAAGGGAAAGATCGCCAGAGTGCTTGCAGCAAAGGCTGCTGTGGCTTTGAGGTATGATGCACTTTGTGAGGAGAGAGACGATTCCGGAGACTATGGTCTTTCTGTGAGGGCCAAGGTGGAGTCCAGATTGAGTGCACTTGAAGGAAGAGACATGAGAACAACTTCCAAGATATCGACTGACTTCCAGAAGGTTGAAATAAAGGACTCAAAGCAGTACAATGCAGATGCAGACACAGTTGTCAAGACTGAGGTcaaggaggaggagaaacCAGACGAGGCAGACTCTGATGACGAGTCGGACTCCGAGGATGCCAAGCCGGTGAAGGccgagaagaagagaaagagagatgaggatgaggaggagaCTGAGGTGGAGtccaaaaagcagaagaaggaaaagaaggtgaagaaggaaaagaaggaaaagaaggaaaagaaagaggagaaggaaaagaagcatcatCACCACCACAAGAAGGACggagaaaagaagcacaagGAGCACCACCACAAGCACAAGAAGGACAAGAAATAG
- a CDS encoding uncharacterized protein (BUSCO:EOG09263KVG), translating to MSKAERKGRKKDALEKFIESDQPVLMSSLNQLRYNILCEGLKQNERGVCPYRAYVWSILLRAEPVETDYYVELLQRGKSHSFTKILNDSFRTFKKDKNFTSKVDNQTLIRVLNSYALEVEESAETGVSPYVQGMNILVAPFAYVCKSEPEIFALFSRLLIKYIPTYVTPNLSGVINGVKLVDILLGLLDPKLFHHLKSKMLTAKIYAFPLVLTLGACTPPLSEVLVLWDFLFSYGVHLNIFFIIAQLVLIRKQLLESDNPMVLLRQFPRLDSKRIIKLSLSFVKVIPDDLYDLIVRHTVSEAVGEEINEYSRQNLSK from the coding sequence ATGTCAAAAGCAGAGAGaaagggaagaaagaaagatgctcttgaaaaattcattgaAAGCGATCAACCCGTGTTGATGTCCAGTCTGAATCAACTAAGATACAACATTCTATGTGAAGGTTTGAAGCAAAATGAGCGTGGTGTGTGTCCATACAGAGCATATGTGTGGTCTATTTTATTGCGAGCCGAACCAGTGGAAACAGACTATTATGTGGAGCTTCTACAACGTGGAAAGTCACACTCTTTCACCAAAATCTTGAACGATTCGTTCAGAACATTCAAGAAAGACAAAAACTTCACATCCAAGGTCGACAACCAGACACTTATTCGTGTTCTCAATAGCTATGCCTTGGAGGTTGAAGAATCTGCGGAGACTGGCGTTTCGCCATATGTTCAAGGAATGAATATCTTAGTGGCACCATTTGCGTACGTGTGTAAAAGTGAGCCCGAGATCTTTGCGCTGTTTTCCAGGTTGCTCATTAAGTACATTCCAACATACGTGACACCAAATTTGTCGGGGGTGATCAACGGGGTTAAGTTGGTGGATATCCTGCTTGGACTGCTTGATCCAAAGCTTTTCCACCACTTGAAGTCCAAAATGCTCACCGCCAAGATATATGCTTTCCCACTAGTACTCACATTAGGTGCTTGTACTCCCCCATTAAGCGAGGTTCTCGTGCTATGGGACTTTCTTTTTAGCTACGGTGTGCACTTGaacatcttctttatcatcgCACAACTTGTTTTGATCCGAAAGCAGCTATTAGAATCGGATAATCCAATGGTGCTTCTTCGGCAATTCCCGAGATTGGACTCCAAACGCATCATCAAACTTTCTCTGAGTTTCGTGAAGGTGATTCCAGACGATTTGTACGATCTTATTGTGCGACATACTGTGAGTGAGGCAGTAGGTGAAGAGATAAACGAGTATTCGAGGCAGAACCTTTCGAAATAA